One genomic window of Devosia salina includes the following:
- a CDS encoding gamma-glutamyl-gamma-aminobutyrate hydrolase family protein has translation MRERTSQPSGHRPVIGVIACGREVEGEPAQAVKHRYLEAVERHAGAIPLIVPSNQTTSHAADIVARLDALMLTGSNSNIAPRHYGATHPGEAPTDDGRDDMSQALIHAAITAGKPVFGICRGLQEINVALGGTLRDLRTSGSGGVHHAPPGVALEDMFAFAHPVRVVAGSMLQRFTERENLEVNSVHFQAIDRLAKGLTVNATSADGIIEAVSATHTPAPVFAVQWHPEWRPEGRPHDLAFWHYLGEAARAHYLPAPGSELTA, from the coding sequence ATGCGTGAGCGAACCTCGCAGCCTTCCGGGCACCGGCCGGTGATCGGGGTCATCGCCTGTGGCCGCGAGGTCGAGGGCGAGCCGGCCCAGGCCGTCAAGCACCGCTATCTCGAAGCGGTCGAGCGCCATGCCGGCGCCATCCCGCTGATCGTGCCCTCCAACCAGACCACCTCCCACGCCGCCGATATCGTCGCCCGGCTCGATGCGCTCATGCTCACTGGCAGCAATTCCAACATCGCGCCCCGCCACTACGGCGCCACCCATCCGGGTGAGGCGCCCACGGACGATGGCCGCGACGATATGAGCCAGGCGCTCATCCACGCCGCCATCACCGCCGGCAAGCCTGTCTTTGGCATCTGTCGCGGCCTTCAGGAGATCAACGTCGCTTTGGGCGGCACCTTGCGCGACCTGCGGACGTCCGGTTCAGGAGGCGTTCATCACGCGCCTCCAGGAGTAGCCCTGGAGGACATGTTCGCCTTCGCTCACCCGGTCCGCGTCGTCGCCGGCAGCATGCTGCAGCGCTTCACGGAGCGCGAAAACCTCGAGGTGAACAGCGTTCACTTCCAGGCCATTGACCGCCTCGCCAAGGGTTTGACGGTCAATGCCACCAGCGCTGACGGCATCATCGAGGCCGTTTCGGCCACCCATACACCCGCCCCGGTCTTTGCCGTGCAATGGCACCCCGAATGGCGCCCCGAGGGACGCCCGCACGACCTGGCCTTCTGGCATTATCTGGGCGAAGCTGCCCGCGCCCACTATCTGCCCGCCCCCGGATCGGAGCTGACCGCATGA
- a CDS encoding glutamine synthetase family protein → MSSETIANEDIVSWLADNPQIEVLHTAVCDLNGILRGKRIPIDQAQRVAENGIRMPLSIVGVDVWGEDIVGNHMVFASGDTDGICSPTGRGALPINWTTRPSAMIPLWLFQDAQTPFLGDPRQALAHVLRRYAELGLEPVVATELEFYLVDPDPDSAQPPISPYTGKRLDSDAILSLDELEDFGEFFRDVYLQCQQQNVPADTAVAENGIGQFEINLLHTNGLKAADDAVLFKRIVKGVARKHNLVATFMAKPYGARSGNGFHVHFSLNDLAGNNVFDDGTESGSEVMHHAVGGLLAGMAETTLLFAPHFNSYRRLRPDTHAPSAVSWGYENRTTAVRIPGGNPKARRIEHRVAGADANPYLVLAGILGAALVGIEDQIKPPKPFKGRAYSERLPKLPADWASAVNAFEDGDMVPRIFDNSLQSMFVACKRQEIAGFASQVTDLEFSAYLEVV, encoded by the coding sequence ATGAGTTCCGAAACGATCGCAAACGAGGACATTGTCTCCTGGCTTGCGGATAATCCGCAGATCGAGGTGTTGCACACCGCGGTGTGCGACCTCAATGGCATTTTGCGGGGCAAGCGCATCCCCATCGATCAGGCCCAGCGGGTGGCGGAGAACGGCATCCGCATGCCGCTTTCCATCGTGGGCGTGGATGTGTGGGGCGAGGATATCGTGGGCAACCACATGGTGTTCGCCAGCGGCGATACGGATGGCATCTGCAGCCCCACCGGTCGCGGCGCGCTGCCCATCAACTGGACCACGCGCCCCAGCGCCATGATCCCGCTCTGGCTGTTCCAGGATGCACAGACGCCGTTTCTGGGCGATCCGCGCCAGGCGCTGGCGCATGTGCTGCGGCGCTATGCCGAGCTGGGGCTCGAACCGGTGGTGGCCACCGAGCTCGAATTCTACCTGGTCGATCCCGACCCCGATTCGGCGCAGCCGCCGATCTCGCCCTATACCGGCAAGCGGCTGGATTCGGACGCGATCCTGTCGCTCGACGAGCTGGAGGATTTCGGCGAATTCTTCCGCGACGTCTATCTCCAATGCCAGCAGCAGAATGTGCCGGCCGACACGGCGGTGGCGGAAAACGGCATCGGGCAGTTCGAGATCAACCTGCTGCACACCAATGGGCTCAAGGCCGCGGACGATGCGGTGCTGTTCAAGCGCATCGTCAAGGGCGTGGCGCGCAAGCACAATCTCGTCGCCACCTTCATGGCCAAGCCCTATGGCGCCCGCTCCGGCAACGGCTTTCACGTGCATTTCAGCCTCAATGACCTGGCGGGCAACAATGTGTTCGATGATGGCACGGAGAGCGGTTCGGAAGTGATGCATCACGCCGTGGGCGGGCTGCTGGCGGGCATGGCCGAGACCACGCTGCTGTTCGCGCCGCATTTCAATTCCTACCGGCGGCTGCGGCCCGATACCCATGCCCCCAGCGCCGTGTCCTGGGGCTATGAAAACCGCACCACGGCGGTGCGCATTCCCGGCGGCAATCCCAAGGCGCGGCGCATCGAGCATCGCGTGGCCGGGGCCGATGCCAATCCCTATCTGGTGCTGGCCGGCATTCTGGGCGCCGCGCTGGTGGGCATTGAGGACCAGATCAAGCCGCCCAAGCCCTTCAAGGGCCGGGCCTATTCGGAACGCCTGCCCAAACTGCCGGCGGACTGGGCCTCGGCGGTCAACGCCTTCGAGGATGGCGACATGGTGCCGCGCATTTTCGACAATTCGCTGCAGTCGATGTTCGTTGCCTGCAAGCGCCAGGAGATCGCGGGCTTTGCCTCGCAGGTGACCGATCTCGAATTCTCGGCCTATCTGGAGGTGGTGTGA
- a CDS encoding aminobutyraldehyde dehydrogenase, translating into MTGFETRLFIDGDFVAGQGAVETAWEPALGKPLAEVASASAGQVDQAVEAAHRAYKDWSKRTPRERSAALLAIAGAIEARTDTLAAIESRNAGKPLRFVRAGELANVADVFRYFGTAVRNMPAPAAGDYRAQGRTSLVRRDPIGVIAQIAPWNYPLLMAAWKIAPAIAAGNAVVIKPSELTPLSLLALAQIFAEILPPGVVNVVTGNGPDVGQALISHDLVRMISLTGDVRTGRAVLQAAAGPMIKRTHLELGGKAPVIVCADADLDKLVETLREASFYNAGQDCTAACRILAHRDVVQPLTDRLETMVGSLVYGRPERDDVEFGPVISARQQERVAGFVDRARAAGCDVMQGTAPEAEGFFHAPTLVAAPIEAEIVQKEVFGPVLSITAFDDNSQALDWANASEYGLGSSVWSRNTETAMAIANALEYGVTWINTHGVMATEMPHGGMKNSGYGSDLSMQSLIDYTQIRHLMLG; encoded by the coding sequence ATGACCGGTTTTGAAACCCGCCTCTTCATCGATGGCGACTTCGTCGCTGGCCAGGGTGCCGTCGAAACCGCCTGGGAGCCGGCCCTCGGCAAGCCGCTGGCAGAAGTGGCCTCGGCCAGCGCGGGCCAGGTCGATCAGGCGGTCGAGGCCGCCCACCGCGCCTATAAGGACTGGTCGAAACGCACCCCGCGCGAGCGCAGCGCCGCGCTCCTGGCCATCGCCGGGGCCATCGAGGCGCGCACCGATACGCTCGCCGCCATCGAATCGCGCAATGCCGGCAAGCCCTTGCGCTTCGTCAGGGCGGGCGAACTCGCCAATGTCGCCGATGTGTTTCGCTATTTCGGCACCGCGGTGCGCAACATGCCGGCACCGGCGGCCGGAGACTATCGAGCCCAAGGCCGCACGAGCCTGGTGCGCCGCGATCCCATCGGCGTCATCGCCCAGATCGCCCCTTGGAACTATCCCCTGCTCATGGCCGCCTGGAAGATCGCGCCCGCCATTGCGGCCGGCAATGCCGTGGTCATCAAGCCCTCCGAACTGACGCCGCTCAGCCTTCTCGCCCTGGCGCAAATCTTTGCCGAAATCCTTCCTCCCGGCGTCGTCAATGTCGTCACCGGCAATGGCCCCGATGTCGGTCAGGCGCTGATCAGCCATGACCTCGTTCGCATGATCTCGCTGACCGGCGACGTGCGCACCGGCCGCGCCGTGTTGCAGGCTGCCGCCGGCCCGATGATCAAGCGCACCCATCTCGAACTGGGCGGCAAGGCCCCCGTTATCGTCTGCGCCGATGCCGATCTCGACAAGCTAGTGGAGACGCTGCGCGAGGCCAGTTTCTACAATGCCGGGCAGGACTGCACCGCCGCCTGCCGCATCCTTGCACATCGCGACGTGGTCCAGCCGCTCACCGACAGGCTGGAAACCATGGTCGGCTCGCTGGTCTATGGCCGTCCTGAGCGCGACGATGTCGAGTTCGGCCCCGTCATCAGCGCCCGCCAGCAGGAGCGGGTGGCCGGCTTCGTCGACCGCGCCCGGGCCGCGGGCTGCGACGTCATGCAGGGCACCGCTCCCGAAGCCGAAGGGTTTTTCCACGCCCCCACCCTGGTTGCCGCCCCCATCGAGGCCGAAATCGTGCAAAAGGAAGTGTTCGGCCCGGTGCTCAGCATCACCGCCTTCGATGACAACAGCCAAGCCCTCGACTGGGCCAATGCCTCCGAATATGGCCTCGGCTCATCAGTGTGGTCGCGCAATACCGAAACCGCCATGGCCATCGCCAATGCCCTCGAATATGGCGTCACCTGGATCAATACCCATGGCGTCATGGCCACCGAAATGCCCCATGGCGGCATGAAGAATTCCGGCTATGGCTCGGACCTCTCCATGCAATCGCTCATCGACTACACCCAGATCCGCCATCTCATGCTGGGGTAG
- a CDS encoding DUF998 domain-containing protein: MSVTRWLLACGIVGAALFLAMDWIASFWLYPGYDITSQQVSELSAIGAPSRAFWMTLGFPHAALTFAFAYGVWRASAGRRGVMAIAILLALFALNSFLWGWVAPMHMRGVAFTATDTLHIGFTIVAVVLMVGFMTSGAWIYAGRFRWFSGVVLVAMLVCGGIVGTQVPAIAQGLPTPWMGLVERVSVYAPSLWMAVLALAMMGESKEGRPLPVPPPTPA, encoded by the coding sequence ATGTCCGTGACACGCTGGTTGCTGGCCTGCGGCATTGTCGGCGCTGCGCTTTTTCTCGCAATGGACTGGATCGCTTCGTTCTGGCTCTATCCGGGATATGACATCACCTCGCAGCAGGTGAGCGAGTTGTCTGCCATCGGCGCGCCGTCACGCGCCTTCTGGATGACGCTGGGCTTCCCGCACGCCGCGCTGACCTTCGCATTCGCCTATGGCGTCTGGCGGGCGAGTGCGGGGCGACGCGGCGTCATGGCAATAGCGATCCTATTGGCTCTTTTTGCCCTCAACTCGTTTCTCTGGGGCTGGGTGGCACCGATGCATATGCGCGGGGTGGCGTTCACCGCCACCGATACGCTGCATATCGGTTTTACCATCGTGGCGGTCGTGCTCATGGTCGGCTTCATGACCAGTGGCGCCTGGATATATGCTGGCCGGTTCCGCTGGTTTTCCGGTGTGGTGCTCGTGGCGATGCTGGTCTGTGGCGGCATTGTGGGCACACAGGTGCCGGCAATTGCGCAAGGTCTGCCGACGCCCTGGATGGGTCTTGTCGAGCGCGTGAGCGTCTATGCGCCGTCGCTCTGGATGGCCGTACTGGCGCTTGCGATGATGGGCGAAAGCAAGGAAGGGCGGCCATTGCCCGTCCCTCCCCCTACCCCAGCATGA
- a CDS encoding LacI family DNA-binding transcriptional regulator, translating to MAPTKRLTQKDIAQLAGVSQATVSLVLNGTPTSRNRIPEETRERVEKVIRDTGYVADPVARRMVKGLNRILGVFTYEPAFPSGQADFFTPFLFGIEEAAQNLGYDLLLLTGAGRDRKIFGENARLRLADGCVILGRRFDNTELARLVAGDFPFVAVGRRDDAGGPVPYVGGDYAPATSALVERAKALGHQRIAYVGLREGAESTVDRWYGFSRAVGEAELVTSIFSVGRPAGEVLDLLLAADATCVFFTELADAVRVEQEARARGLSVPSDLSIVVLGNHIRAEEPGRRFTSFVIPREAMARAATEMLVRRVEDNAPVEQLLLPCEPVEGDTLGSPPTKTKKTR from the coding sequence ATGGCGCCCACGAAGCGGTTGACCCAGAAGGACATTGCGCAGCTAGCGGGCGTCAGCCAGGCAACCGTGTCGCTCGTGCTCAATGGTACGCCGACCAGCCGCAACCGGATTCCCGAGGAAACCCGGGAGCGGGTTGAGAAGGTCATCCGCGATACCGGATATGTGGCCGATCCGGTTGCCCGTCGGATGGTCAAGGGCCTCAACAGGATCCTGGGCGTCTTCACCTACGAACCTGCCTTCCCCTCCGGCCAGGCCGACTTCTTCACCCCCTTCCTCTTCGGCATCGAAGAGGCAGCGCAGAACCTGGGCTATGACCTGCTGCTGCTCACCGGCGCCGGGCGCGACCGGAAGATTTTCGGCGAGAATGCGCGTCTGCGTCTCGCCGATGGTTGCGTGATCCTCGGGCGCCGATTTGACAATACCGAGCTGGCGCGCCTGGTGGCCGGCGACTTCCCCTTCGTGGCCGTGGGGCGCCGCGACGATGCTGGCGGTCCGGTGCCCTATGTGGGCGGCGATTATGCGCCGGCCACCTCGGCCCTGGTCGAGCGCGCCAAGGCGCTGGGCCATCAGCGCATTGCCTATGTCGGTCTCCGCGAGGGCGCGGAATCGACAGTTGACCGCTGGTATGGGTTTTCCAGGGCCGTGGGTGAAGCCGAGCTGGTCACCAGCATCTTTTCAGTCGGCCGTCCGGCCGGTGAAGTGCTCGACCTGCTGCTGGCGGCCGACGCAACCTGCGTCTTCTTCACCGAACTTGCCGATGCCGTCCGCGTCGAGCAGGAGGCGCGAGCCCGCGGGCTTTCCGTTCCCAGCGACCTGTCGATCGTCGTGCTGGGAAATCACATTCGTGCGGAAGAGCCCGGGCGGCGCTTCACCTCCTTCGTCATTCCACGCGAGGCCATGGCCCGCGCTGCAACAGAAATGCTCGTGCGCCGCGTCGAGGACAACGCGCCCGTCGAGCAATTGCTGCTGCCCTGTGAACCGGTCGAGGGCGACACCCTCGGCTCTCCCCCGACCAAGACCAAGAAGACCAGATGA
- a CDS encoding NAD(P)/FAD-dependent oxidoreductase, producing MAETPSASSPYPPSYYAASRNIIRTPRTLAGEVAADICVVGAGYSGLSAAISLAENGFKVVVVEGAEVGWGASGRNGGQVVNGLNASLGTIERRYGQQTANFVGGLLQEGAGIIYDRVARYGIECDLKRGNIYAAYTHKHMAELEAKKALWSRHGMNDHELLDRSQVREHIGSDVYAGGMIDHSGGHMHPLNLALGEAAALESLGGVIYEHSPVTRVEQDASGAIVHTAGGRVKAKTALVCGNAYLGHVVPELTARVMPVSTQMMATEPLGETRAKALLPSDMCVEDVRYILDYFRLSADHRLIFGGGVVYGGTDPADVVAKLRPNLDKVFPQLRDVKIDFAWSGNFALSFSRVPQLGRLGKNVYFAHGYSGHGVTGSHLFGRILGEAVRGDMSRFDTFASLPWIPFPGGRLFRAQYSTLGSWWYALKDRLGI from the coding sequence ATGGCCGAAACGCCCAGCGCCAGTTCGCCCTATCCGCCCAGCTATTATGCCGCCTCGCGCAACATCATCCGCACGCCCAGGACGCTGGCGGGCGAGGTCGCGGCCGATATCTGCGTGGTCGGGGCCGGCTATTCGGGCCTGTCTGCCGCCATCAGCCTGGCCGAGAACGGGTTCAAGGTGGTCGTGGTCGAAGGCGCGGAAGTGGGCTGGGGCGCCTCGGGCCGCAATGGCGGGCAGGTGGTCAACGGGCTCAATGCCAGCCTGGGGACAATCGAAAGGCGCTATGGGCAGCAGACGGCCAATTTCGTCGGCGGACTGCTGCAGGAGGGCGCCGGCATCATCTATGACCGGGTGGCGCGCTATGGCATCGAATGTGACCTCAAGCGCGGCAATATCTACGCAGCCTACACCCACAAGCACATGGCAGAGCTGGAGGCCAAGAAGGCGTTGTGGTCCCGGCACGGGATGAACGATCACGAATTGCTCGACCGCAGCCAGGTCCGCGAGCATATCGGTTCGGACGTCTATGCGGGCGGGATGATCGACCACTCGGGCGGGCACATGCACCCGCTCAACCTGGCGCTGGGCGAGGCGGCGGCGCTCGAAAGCCTGGGCGGGGTGATCTACGAGCATTCGCCGGTGACCCGGGTTGAACAGGATGCCAGTGGCGCAATTGTCCACACGGCAGGGGGCCGGGTGAAGGCAAAGACGGCGCTGGTCTGCGGCAATGCCTATCTCGGGCATGTCGTGCCGGAGCTGACGGCGCGGGTGATGCCGGTTTCGACCCAGATGATGGCCACCGAACCGCTGGGCGAGACACGGGCCAAGGCCCTCTTGCCCAGCGATATGTGCGTCGAGGATGTGCGCTACATCCTCGACTATTTCCGCCTTTCGGCCGATCACCGGCTGATCTTTGGCGGTGGCGTGGTCTATGGCGGCACCGATCCGGCCGATGTGGTCGCCAAGCTCAGGCCGAACCTGGACAAGGTGTTTCCGCAGCTCAGGGACGTGAAGATCGACTTTGCCTGGAGCGGCAATTTCGCCCTTTCCTTCTCGCGCGTCCCGCAACTGGGACGGCTGGGCAAAAACGTCTATTTCGCCCATGGCTATTCGGGCCACGGCGTGACCGGCTCGCATCTGTTCGGGCGCATTCTGGGCGAGGCGGTGCGCGGCGACATGAGCCGCTTCGACACCTTTGCCAGCCTGCCCTGGATCCCCTTCCCCGGCGGCCGGTTGTTCCGGGCGCAATATTCCACGCTCGGCTCGTGGTGGTATGCGCTCAAGGACCGGCTGGGGATTTAA